A single window of Anaerocolumna chitinilytica DNA harbors:
- a CDS encoding conjugal transfer protein TrbL family protein, protein MFSVNGLKDTISNIFNFGFEGFISHLLNEALKAFDTSLINIADISFNAEKYMTSYLGMNLNSLFTVIRLFGLYFIVLKALKKGFDVYILWTDGDSEMDPFILFTGFFKAIALAVSFNSLYGFAVDIIVDFMNQILGSINNVDLNNISLTSVLHQYLLNGIIMMIFAVVYIICYIILYLQFIKHGLEIFVLKLGVPLACVGLMDSDGGVYKAYLKKFSQEFLTVLLQTFMLKLSLALMINGHYMFGMAAIMLSLKAPQFLNEFVMAYSGGPGVVQRATSTAYTANMIRSFVK, encoded by the coding sequence TTGTTTTCAGTAAATGGATTGAAAGATACAATATCGAATATTTTTAATTTCGGTTTCGAAGGTTTTATTTCACACCTTCTGAATGAAGCTCTAAAAGCATTTGATACAAGTTTAATAAATATAGCAGACATTTCATTTAATGCAGAAAAGTATATGACCAGTTATCTTGGCATGAACTTGAACTCATTATTTACAGTAATTCGGTTATTTGGCTTATATTTTATTGTGTTGAAAGCTTTAAAAAAGGGTTTTGATGTATATATTTTATGGACGGATGGGGATTCAGAAATGGATCCCTTTATTCTATTCACAGGCTTTTTTAAAGCAATTGCACTGGCCGTTAGCTTCAATAGCTTGTATGGGTTTGCTGTAGATATCATTGTGGATTTTATGAATCAAATTTTAGGATCTATAAATAATGTTGATCTAAATAACATCTCCCTGACTTCTGTATTGCACCAGTATCTGCTAAATGGAATTATTATGATGATCTTTGCCGTAGTGTATATTATTTGCTACATCATACTATATTTGCAGTTTATAAAGCATGGGCTTGAAATTTTTGTATTAAAGCTTGGCGTTCCCCTGGCATGTGTCGGTCTAATGGACAGTGATGGGGGAGTATATAAAGCGTACCTCAAAAAGTTTTCTCAAGAGTTCCTTACAGTGCTATTACAGACTTTTATGTTGAAATTGTCCCTTGCATTGATGATAAACGGCCATTATATGTTTGGAATGGCAGCCATCATGTTATCATTAAAAGCTCCGCAGTTCCTGAACGAATTTGTTATGGCATATTCCGGTGGGCCGGGTGTTGTTCAGAGAGCCACATCGACGGCCTATACCGCTAATATGATAAGAAGTTTTGTAAAGTAA